The following nucleotide sequence is from Actinomycetota bacterium.
ACGCGTGCTGCCCGATCGAGGGGGCCCCGATCGCAGATGAGCTGCGCACGATGATTGCCGCAGAGTTCGCCGGGGCCGGTGCGGCGATGGCGCCCTCTCGTCAGGCGCTCGTCGATGAGGTCGCCCCTGGGTCAACGTCGATCGAACGAGTGGCTGAGCTGATCCCGGCTCATTCGGCCCCTTCTGGTGACGTGGAGGGGTGGCGCGATGAGGCCATCAACCGGATCGCCGGCCTGCGCAAGGATCCGGCCCCTTCACCGGACACCATCGCGGCGGTGATCGCCGGCCTGCAGGACATCCGCGTGCGCGACACCGCACTGTGGGAAATGGCCCACGACAGCACTGACTCGACCAACACCATCTCCGGGCTGAACGCTGCTTTGCGCAGCGCCCCAGACGGCTATGTCGCACCGGTCGCAACGACGCTGGCCATTCAGCACTGGACCCGCGGCGACGGAGCCCGCGCGAACGCCTGCCTGGACCGGGCAGCCGACGATGACCCCAACTACTCGCTGGCCTCGATGGTCAGTACCGCAATCGGTCGCGGGCTGCCGCCGTCATCGTGGACCGAAGTCATGCAGCAACTGGATCGGACCAGCTGCCGACACGGCATTGAGACTCCGGCGCAGGCCGCGCCTGCGCGGCGATCACCGTCGATGCCGATGACCGCTTCTGGCCCAACCCTGGCCAGCTGAGCCATTCCAACTGCGGCACCCACAGTGCAGTGCCCTCGTGCTGCGCCGTCACCGCCCACCCCTTTTCTGATTGGAGTTGTCATGCGAACAACACACTTGCCGGCGCTCGAATGCCAGGCGTCCCGCCGGGTCACGCCGCTGAACCAGGCATGGTCTTGGGCCAGCGCCATCCGCACCACGATTGACACTGCACCCACAAGACTCTGCTGCTGGGCCCTGCCCCAGCAGCAGCTCGCGTGGTTAGCCCTCGAGATGGAGTGGGCCTGCGAGGACCTCGTGGAAGCCGGCGCCTGGCCAAGCGATGTCGAACTCGATCTCCCGAGCATCCAGAGCCCCTGCCAAGTGCGCCAATTCGTCGAGTCGATGCTCAGGCGCCTGGAGGAACTGTGCAGCGCTGATGTCGAAGAATCCCCCGTTCTGGTGGAAACGCGCGCCCGCGCACGGGCATGCCTGCTCGCACTCCAGAGCGATCGG
It contains:
- a CDS encoding DUF4192 domain-containing protein; this encodes MSDPRATALTAVPERLTLSSPDALLAAVPHLLGFPPRDSVVLVGLADDGSGRETIRLTQRFDRPGAGLTAEQLAGLAQTATDPMAASGSTSVIVAVFGDENPAYSGVLPSTGLVDQLVEALDMRDVWVKDALYTDGASRWSYGCQNHACCPIEGAPIADELRTMIAAEFAGAGAAMAPSRQALVDEVAPGSTSIERVAELIPAHSAPSGDVEGWRDEAINRIAGLRKDPAPSPDTIAAVIAGLQDIRVRDTALWEMAHDSTDSTNTISGLNAALRSAPDGYVAPVATTLAIQHWTRGDGARANACLDRAADDDPNYSLASMVSTAIGRGLPPSSWTEVMQQLDRTSCRHGIETPAQAAPARRSPSMPMTASGPTLAS